The genomic region GTTACTTTTCACTACCCAGTCTTCACTCTTGAATGAGATGTCAAGGCAATAAAATACTACTTAGATGAATGATTACAGAATGAGTACTGCTATGGATTAAGAAGCTACTTTAGGTCAAGACACCAGAGTAAAAATTCAGTATCTGACATCCATGAATGTTGCATGATACACAAATCCCCATGACTTTTTGGTCATTAAATAGTTGTGACTGCTTCTGATCTGAGTGGCCAAATGCAAAGtgactccttttattttttactgcaaaGATTATTTACAAGGGTCTCTACAGTTTTCAAAACAGTACTTCTTCCTCTATTTCCTAAGAAAGCAGATATGGACTTTACTTTGTTatacatgaaaatgaagagcaTGTACACCTCTATCCCCAGCATAGACCTACATTGTCACAAAACTCTCAGAAACAGAATATATCCTATTGCTACTATTTTAGTAAGTAGTAAATTCTGTAGTATTTAGTAGTTAGGCTTAGCATCACTCAAACGcttataaataaagaaaaaagtagtcAAATCCTGCAAGGATATTCACTATTATTCTTACATGtacttcctttctcccttttctcctgttATCTTCATTCTCCTTCCAATATTCATGCTGTATTTCTCCTCCAAATCTTCTTTTCCctacttttccttctcttggtTCTCCCTACCATTCCCCTTCTTGTTTCTACTTGAACTTACAGTATTTCTTTCCCTTATCTCTCTGCCTCCTCTTGGTTCCGTTCTCCCTGCATCTGGTGTCTATAAGGCAGCAGAAGTGCTCATACCATGTAAAGGCTAgtaaggaaaatgagaaaataattaatttctgagAGGAATCTCGTTTATTAACATCACATACATATAGATGACAACTAAGAATCACACCTTATTTCTACAGCCACAGAAGAGTCTGTATTTGTTTCATACCATTTGCTTCATTTACAGGAATTCTTAAGATAGCAGATCTGTCATTTGATAATCCTTTTCTTACCCTCACAAACATCAGCAAAGGTAGAGTTTCAAAATTATACTTGTGCTATTCAGTATTGTATGCTAGTCAGTTATGAAGTATTCggttaaaaatgtatttttattatttatcacATACAAGCTGTAAGTTCTTtacttgtttgtgtgtgtgtaacagaAGAACATAGTTTTAAGACACAAACTATCATTAAAGAGAGAAGCAATATGGAATTAGTGTATGGAAAGAACTAGTTTAACACGCACTTTCTTACAAATTAGAAACTGAAAGGAAGAATTGACCTTTCCCATCACTGCTATGATGTGTTTATTTCCAGATCTATAACATCATGAAATTTGATTTAATACTTTTTACATTAATGCGTATAGAGAACAAGCTTCTAGAGAATCTCTGGATTTTGAAAAAGTTGATTTACTATCATTTTTCCTCTTATGCCTTATAATTACATAAAGTTATAGTAACAAATAATACACATACCCATAATTTCAGATACAGTTTTGGGTTACAATTCCCAattcaaagcttttaaaaagtttccaTATACTTTAATTAACAAGGACACTATAGCTTatgaaggggaaagagaaaagtatGGTGCACATAGGCTTGTAATACGGCCAGagtatttttctgatttgtgcAAAAAATTATCACAACTGTGAATTCCCTTTCTATAATtaacatgtaaataaaacaaaacacaaaattaaaaagacgCCACCTTAAGATTTAATTGTTATGATATAAAACATACTTCATATACATtatacaaaattatatattaatataaataaatacatatagtGATCTTAATGTTTTGTATAGATGGCTAAATAAAGATTGTAAGGTAAAGCCTATTCAGTGTGTTTCTCTTCCTGGTACATTCTAAAAATCTTCATCAACCAGCAGTTTAGGAAACCAAGTCTCAGAAGGAAACTGAGCCTACATCACACGACAAGGAAAAAGGCTCCTGTGTGCTTACAAGACTTAGATATCTCTTCTGCcaaataaaagtgatttttattttcaattatagAAGCTACCTGAaaactattttgattttttttcctgaattaaatataagaagactgtttttttaaaaaataagatattaaaAACAGCATCAAGCCAACATGCAGAAGTACAGCATAATATTGAGGGATAAAAAAGTCACTGCTACCAGAGTAAGTTTAGTGGCCACGGCTACTGTAATTAGTAACAATGCACTACTGCTAGCTATCTTTTAGACCTGGTCTATGATGAAAAACATTGCTGGTAAAGTGATATATAAAAAGCACACCTACTTTTTGCTCAAATAATATGCAGGTGCACTAGCAAATAAACCTTTTTGCCGTATTTTTGCTCAAGGCACTAGCATACATATGGTGTAATTACACTAGAAATCAAGGAAGGCATACCAAAgccttgaattttattttttctgcatagGAGACTATAATATAGTATTAAAACTTTGCAATTAGCCTATTTAAGTAGGGAAGAAAATGCCATACATTTATCCACAATGGATTTCAATACAACACATCCAGGTTTTACTGTTATATAGACAACTGAAGTTCAGTTgtctatataaaaaaaaaagttcagttcaACTGAACTTTTAACGTAAAGCATCTattccactgaagaaaaattttttttttttttttacaattttcaCTCCTACCTTTTCTAGAGGGATGAGGGCAACTTGAAAAAAGGAATCAGTTGAAGACGGCATATCCTTTTCCCTAAGCAAAAGTGATGTGTGTGAGGAGTGGTAAACCTAATTTAATTTGGTCTTAACAGGCAGTGGTTACTACGTTTTAGttcaaatgtaaaaaaacaGTGTACTTTTACAACTATGCCTGGTGCCACATATGTGAAATATGGTTCAGCTTCTACAGAGCATCTGCCAcaatcccactttttttttttttttttttttttttttttttaactgcacaGACAACCTTAAAACACTGCCAAATGTAGACTCAGTTTGCGTCAGTGGAAAATGGCACAAATCCTGTCAGACCGTCTTTTTTATTAACATACAACTCTTGTATGCTGTGGACAGTAGTGATGACACAGGGTTATGGGTGAATGGGTGAATCACAGCTTCTAATACACCAGACAGATAGAATCCAAATTAAAAGACCACCTCTCTCTTCCTTATGTTTTGCTGAAGTCTGTAGAGGCACACAAGTCAGAACTTGTTACCAAAGAACTGGTGTTGCTGGGTAGGCATCCTCTCCtgtcacatttttcattattaagtGCTGGGAATAAGTACCTGGTCAATTTTTAACAGTTTGCATGCTGAATTTCAATGTTTTGCATGGGCTTGGTTGTTTTAAGCAACAAAATATGAGCCTAGATCATTGCACTGATACGAGGTAtgctaaaatataaacaataaaaaccCTAGAAAACCCAACTATACAGTTTAGAGCTCTTTATACACTGTTTACCTGTTGCACTTGGTTATACGGTCTGTTGCTGGTCCATGCAATAGCTGCCATTATTATCCAATCTTTCAGAGgcctttgtattaaaatataaaatctagTGCCTTAACAACCAAAAATGCTTCTAAATCACCGGGTTTAGAAGCAACAGGCACTTCAGATACATATGCAATTAATGTATGGGTGAATGTGGATCACGGTAAGCATTTCTCAGCTACTTCAAACATATTCTTTCCAACAGCGGTTaagtgggagaaagaaaaagttttttcctcagtgtgtgctggagcagaagtgaGTATTGTTGGCTTGGGTCCATGGTCTTATTCCATTCATAGACTTTTCTGTTCAGTTCCGTATGGATATCTAATATAGACTGTTTCCTGCAGCaacaaaagtaaaagctttttattaGACAAGGAAGCAAGATACTTTTTAAGAATCCACAAGGTAGAAGATAACTATAGACTCGGCAAGGAGAAAGTTTCTTTATTGCAGATGTTACACCTTTAAAATACGAAGCTGAATATGCACTTTGGAAATCTGTTATATACCAAATCACCATTGTGACAATGGTTATGCTGACATCATGATCATCTGTGATTTCTCTACAAGGGTTTGTGAGAAGATCTAAATCTTAACCTGCAACTACATTGAAAAGCAGTTGCTAGCTCCCTGTTAAGTCAGTTATACAAAGAAAATCACTGTTGCTAAAGTTATTTATCTAAGCATATCTGATTTTTGCTCAGATCTCTTTTGATAATCTCTTTAGATAGACTAATGTCTTCTGATAGTTTTAATTCAAGATTATAAATTGGCAATCTTGTGGTTTCCTAAAGCATGGGTGAATTGTATCGAAACAAAGGACAAAATCCTCCCCTCTCAACTGCCTTTTTCCTGAACAAACACTGACTTCTTAATTTGCAAGCAAATCATTCTTAATGATTTAAGAAGCAATTCTCAATTTGACAGAAGCATGGTGTGCACCTCATATTTTGGAAAAGGAAGATTTCAAATCCTGCCTAAAGCACTAAACACTAGAGTAATGATATACCAGGACAGGTTCTTCCCTTCTCACTCTACAAGCCTTCATGCCATAACACACTTATTTTACTCTCCAGAATCAGAAACTTCACTCCCACTCTAGACTACATTCCTGTGACATTGTTCCAGGACCAGGTACACTTGTCCTTTAACACATGACACATCACAAAGGCATTTTGCAAGACCAGGAAGGATGAAATTTAACATATCTCTTTCTCTAGGACAGTAGGATGCCctagaaaaagatttttttttactatgttttatttaccttttatGAGGATTACGTAGTAGCTCAGCCAGACAACGCAGATAATATGAGGACGAAGTTGGAGATTTTTCTATGGTAGACACATCCACCTTGCACTGACTCCAAAAGACGTCTGCTACTTGGGGAATCGTGCCTTTCAAAGGGATTTTTGCATTAGCAATCATTTTATCATCATTTCCATCTATTTCCAACAGACTAGTACATTCTTGCTCATTTTCAGGAACAATATAGCTCTGAATAAAGAAGAGCTTTGGTTTTCCTCGGAGTTCAGGACATGAATCTGCcataaagtatttctttatttgttccAAAGGGAATCCAGTAGAAGTCTGGTCTGTACAGAAGATGCTCTGAGGACTTCCACGGCTGACCAATATGCAAATGAAGCTGTCACAATTCCTGTGCTTCTGTAACCCTGCAGCTTCAAGCAACGTTTCATTCATGGCATCCATATCTAAATGTCTGTGGCAATGAACGTCATAGCCTAAGCCtctgaaggtctcttccagcaCATCTGAAAAAAGCAAGATGTGATTAAATCACAGCATATCAAGGCTCAGTTGCAACTATCCAGAAGAATTACAGTATTTACAGTATTTCAGTATTGGA from Aythya fuligula isolate bAytFul2 chromosome 6, bAytFul2.pri, whole genome shotgun sequence harbors:
- the CFLAR gene encoding CASP8 and FADD-like apoptosis regulator isoform X2; translation: MVEINENLEKEEVGSLVFLLRDYAPRMKLAKDKSFLALVIDLEKLNLVAPNQLDLIEECFQSIHRIDLIKKIKKYKQEALMSSVHSQPVYVNALQASLPNLSLIDPPYNSEIQNMNKEKSQNGQSFFQEEPIHMSIQESGPASHKVFNDQYRMQSQPLGICLIIDCIGNDTDVLEETFRGLGYDVHCHRHLDMDAMNETLLEAAGLQKHRNCDSFICILVSRGSPQSIFCTDQTSTGFPLEQIKKYFMADSCPELRGKPKLFFIQSYIVPENEQECTSLLEIDGNDDKMIANAKIPLKGTIPQVADVFWSQCKVDVSTIEKSPTSSSYYLRCLAELLRNPHKRKQSILDIHTELNRKVYEWNKTMDPSQQYSLLLQHTLRKKLFLSPT